In candidate division WOR-3 bacterium, one DNA window encodes the following:
- a CDS encoding restriction endonuclease, which yields MLSDPKVVRLFELLIEQNKTAVEPVFMPSRDGWVSYPLVEEELKVDTDYAVRLLEDLHRMGYLDKQFADKVLFCPACNSQDLKLISLCPRCRSGLLVRRRLLEHKNCGYVGPEQDFNSSDARRCPKCRTELVLIGGDYLSRGLSHICGQCGQVIDSPNEEWTCRSCGRTYGKLDVREQVLDRYVVNQAQLAKLRVERIPKAKVHEFLAKEGYEVQESVHAVGRSGAEHEIDLLATKRSGPLEHRVVVGFASANEAVDSEEVIKLYAKAYDVEAQDIILVASPRLNDDAYHFARHYHIRVFDVDQLNRSDARLTV from the coding sequence GTGCTAAGTGACCCAAAGGTTGTCAGGCTGTTCGAACTCCTCATCGAGCAGAACAAGACAGCTGTGGAACCAGTTTTCATGCCCAGCCGCGACGGATGGGTCAGTTATCCCCTAGTAGAAGAAGAACTTAAGGTTGACACCGACTACGCGGTACGTCTGCTTGAAGACCTGCACCGGATGGGATATCTTGACAAGCAGTTTGCCGACAAAGTCCTGTTCTGCCCGGCCTGTAACTCCCAGGACCTCAAGCTGATCTCGCTGTGTCCCAGATGCCGCTCTGGTCTCCTTGTCCGGCGCCGGCTGCTTGAGCACAAGAACTGCGGTTACGTCGGACCCGAGCAGGACTTCAACAGCTCCGATGCCCGGCGGTGTCCAAAGTGCCGTACCGAACTCGTACTCATCGGTGGCGACTACCTAAGCCGTGGACTGAGCCACATATGCGGTCAATGCGGCCAGGTGATTGACAGCCCCAACGAAGAGTGGACCTGCCGTTCCTGTGGTAGAACCTATGGCAAGCTCGACGTTCGGGAACAGGTTCTCGACCGGTATGTCGTGAACCAGGCGCAGCTCGCCAAGCTCCGGGTCGAGCGTATCCCAAAGGCCAAGGTGCACGAGTTTCTCGCAAAAGAAGGTTACGAAGTCCAGGAGTCAGTCCACGCTGTCGGCCGTTCCGGGGCTGAGCATGAAATCGACCTGTTGGCGACCAAGCGATCCGGTCCTCTGGAGCACCGAGTCGTGGTCGGTTTTGCAAGCGCCAATGAGGCAGTGGACTCTGAGGAAGTAATCAAGCTCTACGCCAAGGCCTACGACGTCGAAGCACAGGATATCATTCTCGTTGCCTCTCCAAGACT
- a CDS encoding methyltransferase domain-containing protein, with the protein MLDVRVQLAKNYWLNTASVHSVTPNPRPAPRDYIPVAPSWERQPDDTDIWRRVVIMPALALNQVERELLGPIAGRRVGVLGAGDAIAPLALAALGAEVTVIDPAHARLDQLLVRCQVTGVNIQFTAVELTNLSGLRSGLFELCYAAQTSCQLSDLGRFYKDVFRLLTESGRLVINEYHPVRRIWKQEPGSPRLVRSYFERRTERGEVDATGSPAGHHNLHANLGRYEYHWTVSDHVHFLIQAGFQVTRLEEIGDSHQHWEVANLRGLPEQLVIGADRFLD; encoded by the coding sequence TTGTTAGACGTTCGAGTCCAGCTGGCGAAGAACTACTGGCTGAATACCGCATCGGTCCATAGCGTGACGCCCAATCCTAGACCCGCCCCCCGCGACTACATCCCGGTCGCGCCGAGTTGGGAGCGTCAGCCAGACGACACGGACATCTGGCGTCGGGTCGTGATCATGCCTGCACTTGCCCTGAACCAAGTCGAGCGCGAGCTGCTTGGCCCGATTGCCGGTCGCCGGGTCGGCGTGCTCGGAGCTGGCGATGCGATAGCACCCCTTGCCCTAGCTGCGCTTGGTGCCGAGGTGACTGTCATTGACCCGGCGCATGCTCGCCTTGACCAGCTCCTGGTTCGCTGCCAGGTAACCGGCGTCAACATCCAGTTCACTGCAGTTGAACTCACCAACCTCTCTGGGCTGCGGTCTGGCCTATTTGAACTCTGCTATGCCGCTCAGACATCATGCCAGCTTTCCGACTTAGGTCGTTTCTATAAAGATGTGTTCCGCCTCCTGACCGAATCCGGCCGGCTCGTTATCAACGAGTACCACCCGGTCCGCCGTATCTGGAAACAGGAACCCGGTTCACCACGTTTAGTGCGCTCCTACTTCGAGCGCCGCACCGAACGCGGTGAGGTTGACGCGACCGGGAGTCCTGCCGGTCACCACAACCTGCATGCTAACCTGGGACGGTACGAATACCACTGGACCGTGTCTGACCACGTTCATTTCCTCATCCAGGCGGGGTTCCAGGTGACAAGACTCGAGGAAATCGGCGATTCGCACCAGCATTGGGAAGTTGCCAACCTGCGCGGGCTGCCCGAGCAGCTTGTCATCGGTGCCGACCGGTTTCTTGACTGA